In Sphingobacterium sp. SYP-B4668, the sequence GTAAAAGGGTTGCAAGATGAATTTGGCGAAAGGCTATCAATTGAGGAGCGGAAAGGAAAATTGGGACTCGGCACCGCCTATATACATGGATTCAAATGGGCCCTAAATAAGGGGTATGCTTATATTTTTGAGATGGATGCCGATTTCAGCCACAATCCGGAGGACCTGTTGAAGTTGAGGCAAGCGTGTATGGACGGGGCAGATATGACAATAGGATCACGCTATGTGAAAGGCGTAAATGTAGTAAATTGGCCTATGAGCCGGGTATTGATGTCATACTTTGCTTCAGTATATGTCCGTTTTATTACCGGGATAGCTATACAAGATGCTACCGCAGGTTTTGTTTGTTTTAGACGTCGTGTACTCGAAAAAATCCCCTTGGATCAAATCAAATTTGTGGGCTATGCCTTTCAGATCGAGATGAAATTTACGGCATTGCAGTATGGTTTTAAGGTGGAGGAAGTGCCCATTATCTTCACCGATAGGACAGAAGGTACATCCAAGATGAGCACCAAGATCTTT encodes:
- a CDS encoding polyprenol monophosphomannose synthase codes for the protein MQNTDSLVIIPTYNEKENIEKIIRKVFSLAVAFDILIVDDGSPDGTADIVKGLQDEFGERLSIEERKGKLGLGTAYIHGFKWALNKGYAYIFEMDADFSHNPEDLLKLRQACMDGADMTIGSRYVKGVNVVNWPMSRVLMSYFASVYVRFITGIAIQDATAGFVCFRRRVLEKIPLDQIKFVGYAFQIEMKFTALQYGFKVEEVPIIFTDRTEGTSKMSTKIFREAFLGVIQLKVSSWFKKYN